The Phycodurus eques isolate BA_2022a chromosome 5, UOR_Pequ_1.1, whole genome shotgun sequence DNA segment aacATTTTGTCTTCCCAGTCTACCGCTCCGCCTCTGAGAACCTGCAAAAAAGAGAGTGATGagtttacaatacagtatttgaataGTTCTAAAATGTCCTTTGGAGTATGTTAACCTTCTGCTGGCTTGTTGTCTGTCATTTTCCTCCGTGCAGGTGATTCGTGTTTTACAGTTCTACGGGGtgtggcattttttttaggCACATCCTTTTCTATCTTTGCCGCTTTGATTTCCTTTTTGAccgtttttttcttccctgtgCTTTCAGATTGTGTCCTAGCCCCCtatgatgtaaaaaaacaaacaaacaaaaaaaaacagacatttcaCTTGCAAGTAGACTAATTACCAATTGAACAACTAAAGATGTTGATTCATACCTTTTTCTTGTCGTTGTAATCATggtcatctttttttgttctctttttcgTCTTTAGTGATTTAAAATCTAGTGTATGAGAAACGATGGAACACATGGAGCTTTCTCTGCCTTGCCCAGTTTGTTATGTCATAGATTTACCTTTAGGGGCCATGGGGCCTGGATCGCCCTAGAAtaatagaaaaaatatttgctattAGTATTACCAATGCTACAAATCATACAGAATAGGACATGTGATCACCTACTTTGAACCACATAGTCCTGCCATTGTGGTCTCGTATCGACTTCATTCCGTCCACATAGTAACACTGCAGCCAGGCCTCAAAGTCAGAGTGGTCCGCCTTCTCCGGATCATAGCCTTTTCCACCTACAGTGTTAATAACAATAGCCTTTTTGTTCTGCTTCAAGATTAACTTCTAAATCCTGATTAAGAGTGAACCTAAATCAGACAGTGACGTCATTGTTGCCCACCTAAATGGACCACCTCCAGTGGAACTGTGTGACACATCCTGAGCAGGTCAGCACTCTCATCTTTCACAGTGATCTTTTTAGCTGTCTTTACAGTCTAGAGCACAGAGTGAGACATTGTTGGATGTTGAAGCATTTAAACGTGTGGCGGGGGAACAAAGTGTTTCTGCTCACCTTTTTGTTCAAGGTCTCAATCATCACAGGCTTCTCGTCTTCACAAGCATCCTCTGACTCAAGGCCTTCAAGCACAGCACGGGCAGGCACGAAGGGTGGGATGTTTAACCTACAAACAtacacatttccaaaaacaggAGGTCATTTGTCAACAGCACAATGCTTTTCTAATTACAGGTTTCTATGCAAAGTTATACATCTCACGGGTTTCCATATCTCGAGGACAAAATCTGCTTTCAGTATCCAAGTTACATTTATCATCATTCAAATTGTTTCTTATGCAGCAGGCCCTGTGGCCCTTATGTTTAATGGCTTCTTTTTTCTCAAGTATTGCAAAATTACTACATACTGTAAGGCATAGCTGATGTAATGCTGCAAGATTAAATAGTTCATTAGTTACCAGCTatgaaagggatttttttttttcagtcagattTAATTGTCTgctttgaaattattattacactataaagggaggtgcaaaagtCTGTATTCAGTTGTAAAATTGTGTATATTGACTTTACAATGTACCttctttattcatttcttttatatttattttcaggtAACCCAGGCTGGTAATTTAACcaacaaatgttgaaaatgtttgacaaaaatGGGCTGAAATTTTTGATACACCCCCTCTAAGTAGACTAACAATTTACAGGTTACACAATAAATTTGATCAAACCGGAACGGTCTGTAAAGTGCCAAAGAGTAGGCAActaatcaaatgtttttacctgtgaaaatggataaagataaataataaaagaaggTGGTAATACTGTACTCTTAAAACTGTACACCTACTTTTGGACACCCTTGTATAATTTATATagcatggaaaagtttatttatttcagtagctCAATCCAAAAGTGAGACTGAtagtacatactgtagattcagaacacaaaatatatcctgattttattgtattcattttgatGACTTTAAGTAATAATACTAATGAAAATGCCAAATTCATCTCaagaaatgtgaatatttgAGAAATTATCAAAATAATGTTTAGAAAATTAGGGAGAAACTAGCCTTCGTAAAAGTATTTTCCTGTGTGTTTAATGTATATAATAAGTTTCACTATTTGAAGTGAACTACAGTACTGGAATCTTTTGGTACAACTGCACAATCTAATTcagcctttacaaaaataatgcattattattgtggttgtagtatgtatgcagtggtgtagaactgcattcCGTTGCTACTGTCTTACTAATATTCTGGTTACCTTCTTATTGATACTTGGCAGGagcaaaatattcaaataagtTTTCAGTATGATGCAATATTCTTTGACTGACATTCTCAATTAAAGCtgttgtgtgtattttcttGATGTAGCCAATCCTTTTACCTGTAAAGGATTTCAGCCCTGAGATAGTTGCCGATGCCATTGAAGTACTTTTGGTTGAGCAGGACTTCACAGATGGGCCTGTCGAAGGCGCGGTCAGACAGGTTAGACACCACGTTCTTCCTGCAAAGTCATTATCAACGTGTCAAGGGCGGCGATGACATTTTGAGATTTGACATTTCCAATCAAAAGCATCTCTAACCTGAAGCTTTTATACTCAAACATGATGCAGGGTCCTCTGTCAGACTGCCAGGTCCCGTGTGGCTGCCAGCTGCCAAACCTGCGTGCGTCCACATAGCTGAGCACTCTGCAAGGCTTGTCTTTGGTATAAAAGCACAGATGGGCATGCTTGGGGAGCTCATCCTCCGCGGTGAAGCGGAAAAACCCCGACATGCCAAAGCGAAAGACAATATCCATGGGCTGCTGTGTCTTTTTGGCCTTTGTGTCATCACACTTAATTGGCGTCAGCATGAGCTTCACTTCCTTCCCTCTGGAAGTGGCGCTGATGCGGTACGCCTCGCAGGCGAATGCCACGTCTGGACTTTTGCTGACCTCGGACTTTGTCACTGGCCCAGCAAACAGCACCCCCTCGCacattttgttgacaaaaaGGCCGGCCAGGTGCAGCTCCGGTCCCTCTGGCATCGTTATTGGAACACACTCGGCTGTTATGCAACTGCACAGAAACATTGGTTCAGTCATGCTGCACTGATGTCCTTATGACAGTCGAACTATTGagagatgtttctaatattataGTGCTTTAGCTAAATGAGTGGGGAGAATATTCAGTATTAGGTAGTATAAAAATAGCGTAGATTTATAGAACGAGTctcgcacaaagtcagctgagatgggcgccagcacatccttgaccctagtgaggataggcagttcagaaaattgatggatggactgtCAAGAGACCCAAGGATCCTTAACAATATCTTGTAGGGGTTATTAAAGTGTTAAACTGTTACGAGCGGCAAGTTGACATAGGAGTAGTTAGCTGATAGCCAGGTTGACTTGACAGCAAAAAGTAGCGTGATGAAAGAGTCCAGTAGATGTCCGACAGGCAGGCCACCAGAAAGCACGGTGGTAAACctctcaagatgatgcagagaaaggtcTGCCAACTATTGGCAGTGGTTGAAGTTGAAGGGGGATTTTgtggtctaaaaaaaataaataactgtcaTAGTTGTTAAAACTGACAGCCCACATCTGATATATAATAGTGTATTAGTAAAATGACCCGTTACCTTGGGATTCAGAAGCTTTGCTGGAACTATTTTGGAATATTCACCTCaggaaggttaaaaaaaaaaaaggtgcccaTATACCTCGTTTGCAAACAACTGCGCATAAGAAAATAAGCAGGGCAAGAGACATCAGGCAGCTGAGGACTCAGACGCCACCCGAAAACAAAATTTTTGCCTCTCTCTGATTTTCAATTGATTGTaaatcccccccgccccccccaaaaaacaaaaaagaaaagaaaagttaaaACCGGCAACATTTAGTGTTAGAGTAACACTCTTGTTAAGAGTAACGCTACCAACGTAGCAGCCATGGCTAACGTCGCCTTGTTTACAGTATTAATGCTAGCTGTGATATTTTGTTAAAGCTGGACACCATTCTCTGTGACTAAAGATCACAACTACGCACTGTCATAATGGCATCGTGTCCATACATGTTAGTCGTGCAAGAAAGCGTTAAACGTTTGACAGGTTGATGTTAGAAACGCGGCAATTAGTTAGTTAGCGTTAACTGTGCAAGAGGACTTACCCCGAAACCGGAAAAAAGGACACGTCACCGCTGCTGCTATCTAACTTTATTCAAAGAGCAATTCTCCTAACATGAGCGTTTTATAACTGTGTGCGGGGTTTGTGCTTCAGTCAAACCCGCTTTTCCACACAACACGCCTGTTACCAAACATGTTTTGTAACGTTGCCGCTAACGAGCCTTTCCATATCGCGAGATCTCCGCGCTAAAGCCTTTCGTCCCTATTTGCATTGCTTTTGTCACAGAAATCACAGGTACATGTCTTACTAACATTATGTaacaattattagaaaaataatGCTTTAAAAGACTCGTATTAACCGGGAGAGAAGCGCCGCAATGCATTCTGGTATATGTAGTCAGAGCGCAGTGATAGACATTTTGgccatttgaagaaaaaaaattttttttatttttttttaaaacgtcacattatatacagtattttacaagtgatacaattaatatttttattacaattatacTATGACGGTAGAAACTACAAGTAAATATCAGTTCAAGTAACAAGCAATACCAGTACATTTAATCATAGAAATTCaaccccccgccccctgccACCCAAAAATGGAATCTGGCATTTGTGTCCGGTTCTGAAGTCGAGGAGACGGGAATTGATTCTCTTGCTCAGTGCAAAGCATTCATCATAGTCTGGGCTTGCTTGAGCTCTGAAAGAAAAGCACCCAAAACAGAATAGTTGTGATACTGGTTGTGAAACAATTTGGGATTTGTTGCAGGGCAAACCTGAAAGCAAGACTCTGAACTTGTCAGCAGAAAGCGAGACTAGAGTGCTTTCTGAGGTGCCCGACTCGGCTCCTTGAGCCTGCAGCTTTAGCTGAACGACCGCTTCATTGACCTCCTTCATCTCGCTGGAGCTCAGAGTGTAGTCCACGCGCCAGGAGACTGACTCCAGTCGGCCCACTGGAATACACAAGAGAGCGGATTTGTTTGCATACTTTGTCGGGAGGCAGCGATCGTCATCAACGCTAATACTTACACCTCAAGCTGGTCTCTCTCAATTTTTCTTGCACTGCAGAATGCTTATCTTCATACGACTTGCACAGCCCCATTGTGTGTTCTGAAAGAATGATCAAAGTATATACAGTtacatgccaaaaaaaaaatagaatgttcCAGAAAACCTACGTTTATTTCTgtggttcaattcaaaaagtgaaactactGTTATGGAGagtaaagaaaatatttctCAGAACGCCAATTCCTATCTAATTAcagttaaattaaaacaaatcattttgagtgtttttctatgtaatatttttttaaaatgagagt contains these protein-coding regions:
- the commd4 gene encoding COMM domain-containing protein 4, yielding MRFRFCGDLDCPDWVLAEISTLAKISSVKMKLLCAQVLKGLLGEGIDYDKVTKLTADAKFDSGDIKASVAVLSFILSSAAKHDVDSESLSSELQQLGLPKEHTMGLCKSYEDKHSAVQEKLRETSLRLGRLESVSWRVDYTLSSSEMKEVNEAVVQLKLQAQGAESGTSESTLVSLSADKFRVLLSELKQAQTMMNALH
- the neil1 gene encoding endonuclease 8-like 1, whose translation is MPEGPELHLAGLFVNKMCEGVLFAGPVTKSEVSKSPDVAFACEAYRISATSRGKEVKLMLTPIKCDDTKAKKTQQPMDIVFRFGMSGFFRFTAEDELPKHAHLCFYTKDKPCRVLSYVDARRFGSWQPHGTWQSDRGPCIMFEYKSFRKNVVSNLSDRAFDRPICEVLLNQKYFNGIGNYLRAEILYRLNIPPFVPARAVLEGLESEDACEDEKPVMIETLNKKTVKTAKKITVKDESADLLRMCHTVPLEVVHLGGKGYDPEKADHSDFEAWLQCYYVDGMKSIRDHNGRTMWFKGDPGPMAPKDFKSLKTKKRTKKDDHDYNDKKKGARTQSESTGKKKTVKKEIKAAKIEKDVPKKNATPRRTVKHESPARRKMTDNKPAEGSQRRSGRLGRQNVQ